Proteins found in one Desulfofalx alkaliphila DSM 12257 genomic segment:
- the fliQ gene encoding flagellar biosynthesis protein FliQ: protein MSQTEAIYVAREALMMVVILAAPGLLMAMFVGLCVGIFQATTQIQEQTLAFVPKLLAVFITLIILAGWLMTVATGFTMKLYSMIPNIMR from the coding sequence ATGTCACAAACAGAGGCCATTTATGTGGCTCGGGAAGCGTTGATGATGGTGGTAATACTGGCTGCCCCCGGTCTGTTGATGGCGATGTTTGTCGGTTTATGTGTGGGTATCTTTCAAGCCACAACGCAAATTCAAGAACAAACCTTGGCCTTTGTGCCTAAGTTATTGGCGGTTTTTATTACCTTGATTATTCTTGCCGGCTGGCTGATGACTGTGGCCACCGGGTTTACCATGAAACTTTACTCCATGATACCGAACATTATGCGTTAG